GATGACTTCCGTGGGGCAGTACGAAGTAAGAGACCTGCTGGGGGCGGTGGACTACGTGCACAGCCGCCAAGACTTGAATCCCAAGGTGGCGCTCTTAGGATTTTCCATGGGCGCCGCAACGGCTATTCTGGCGGGAGCGGCGGAGCCATCGATTGCGGCGGTAGTTGCTGATGCGCCTTTTGCAGACTTGACCCGGTATTTAGAGACGAATTTTTCGGTATGGACGGGATTGCCGGCCGTGCCCTTTAATCGGACGATCTTGGCGGTAACTCCTATCTTAACGGGATTGCAGCCGGAAAAAGTAAGTCCTGTACAGGTTGTGGGAGAGTTTGCCGGACGACCGCTGCTCTTAATTCACGGCGAGGCGGATGAGGATATTGCGCCGGAGAATAGTTGGGAATTGCAGCAGGCGTATCCGGCGGCGGAGCTGATGCTTGTAGCTGGGGCGCGCCATGTGAAAAGCTACCAGCAGGAGCCGATGCATTATGAAGCGGCGCTTTTAAATTTTTTGCGAAAAGTGGAGATTGCCCATTGACTTAGAGCGCGCTCTAAGGTGTACTATGAGTGTCGGGAGTATCTTGCAGGCATGCGGAGGAAGCGGGATGAATTACACTATCAAGCAGGTGGCTGAGCAATTTTCTATTTCAGCGCATACCTTGCGATATTATGAAAAAGAAGGGCTGTTGCCGCTGGTGATGCGGGATGAAAACGGAAATCGCCTTTTCGGCGAGGCGGATTTGGAATGGCTGGTGCTGATTCGTTGTTTGCGTGATACCGGTATGTCTGTGGGGGAGATTAAAGCGTATGTAGCTCTTTGTCAGCAAGGAGATGCTACCATTTTTCAACGACGCGAAATAATTGCGCAGCATAAACGGGATGTAGAGAAAAAAATCTGCCGCATGCAGGAATACCTGACTCGAATTGACCGGAAACTGCAAGGGTATGACGCGTTTATCGCTGGAGAAAGCTCCTGCGTTTGTCAGCCTGTGCACAGCGCGGCTGGAGATTAAAAAATAATAGTAGGAGGGTCTTTTATGGAAAAAGCAAAGGTCTATTTTACCAATATGCGGGCGACATCCAAAATGAACTTGCTTCAAAAGTTAGAGCATTTGGTGAAAAAAGCAGGAATGACGGATATTGACTTTAAGGAAAAATATGCGGCTATTAAGATTCATTTTGGCGAGCCGGGCAACTTGGCCTATTTGCGTCCTAACTATGCCAAGGTCATTGTAGATGTGATTAAGGCGCAGGGCGGCAAGGCGTTCTTGACAGACTGTAATACCCTCTATGTGGGGCGGCGTAAAGATGCGTTGGAGCACATGGACGCGGCCTATGAAAACGGTTTCAATCCCTTTGCAACCGGTTGCCAGATTATTATTGGCGATGGTCTGAAGGGTACGGATGAAGCGTATGTACCGGTAGTCGGCGGCGAGCATGTCAAAGAAGCGAAGATTGGCCGGGCTGTTATGGACGCGGATATTTTTATCAGCTTGACCCATTTTAAAGGGCATGAATTGACCGGTTTTGGGGGCGCCTTAAAAAATATTGGCATGGGCTGTGGCTCCCGAGCCGGTAAAATGGAAATGCACAGCGACGGCAAGCCGCGGGTACGGGAAAAATCTTGTGTAGGTTGCGGCGCTTGCGCTAAAATTTGCGCTCATAGCGCTATTACGATCACTGCGAAAAAAGCTAGTATTGATCATTCCATTTGCGTAGGTTGCGGTCGTTGTATCGGAACCTGTCATTTCAACGCCATTGCGGCGGCTTGGGACGAATCAAACGATGTTTTAAATAAGAAAATTGCCGAATATTCCTGGGCGGTACTGAATGACCGGCCGCATTTCCATATCAGTCTGGTCGTGGATGTGGCGCCGTTCTGCGATTGTCATGCAGAGAATGACGTGCCGATCATTCCAGATTTAGGCATGTTTGCTTCTTTTGACCCCGTAGCGCTGGACATGGCCTGCGCCGATATGGCTAACAAGGCGCCAGCCATTCCCGGCAGCCATTTGGGCGAACAACTGGCCGCTCGCAAAGATAGCACAGAGGCGGATCATTTTTGTACGGCCCATCCGGAAACCAACTGGCTTTCCTGCGTGGACCATGCGGAAAAGCTGGGCTTAGGCACGAAAAAGTATGAACTCATTGAGGTCTAAAGTTTTTTAACCGGAATAACGGCAGGATTTTGCCGTTAAAGGCGAGAAATACCCATAACTTGGCTGCAGTGAAGCGGCCTTGGTATGGGTATTTTCAATTAGGGGATGACGTTTTGAAAATTGGAGCTAGAGTGATTAAGACCGGTATTGCCGTGGCAGTTACCATGTTTATCTGTAAGCTGCTGGATCTAGAACCTGCTTTTTTTGGGGCTGTGTCAGCGGTTATTAATATGCAGCCTTCTATTTTTTTGAGCTTTCGGGCGGCTAAGGATCAAATTTTAGTCCATATTTTAGGGGTTTTGGCGGGCTTTTGCTTCGGCTATTTTTTGGGGGTGACGCCTCTTTCGGCAGGCTTGATTGTTATTTTGCTTATTCCCCTGTATATCAAGCTGGACTTGCACAGCGGCATTACCATGGGGATTGTGGCAGCTCTATTTGTGCTGAGTTCCAGTACAGAGGAGTTTTTGGTGCATGCCCTGGCGAGAACCGGCGTTATTTTTGTCGGTTTGGGCGCAGCGATGCTGATCAATGTGGTTTTGTGGCCGCCGCGTTATAATCAAGCGTTGAAAGGAAAATTGCGGCAGGCCAATGAAGCGGCGGTGCTTTATTTTTGCCGGGCGGTCCAAGAATATGTGGGGCTGGAGGGGAGTGAACAACCCCACATTGAGCCGGAAGAGAAGAAACGGATTTATAAACTGAATAAGGAAGCCAGGCAGCTCTTGGAGTTGATGAGCCGCGAGCGTTATTTAGGGGTGGCCTCCAAGGAGCAGCCGAAGGAGTGGCTGACGCAGGCGGAAAAACTGATTGATTATAACGAATCCATTGTAAAAAAAGCAAACCGTATTTTTGATTTGCTGCCTACGCGGGTGGAACGACGACATGACGTGGGCGATCCTCCCGTGAGCGAAGAATTTAGGGCGATTTTAGAAGTGCTCGAAAGCGGCTGTACTATCGTCATTCGGGTAAACGGCAAGCTGCGTACGGTGATTATTGACGAAGGAACGGTGCAAGTAGAAGAAATTAGCGAGGAATATTGGGAAGCGCTGACCCATGCCATTGAGCAATGGCAGCCGCGCTTTGAAGGAAGCTATTACATGCATGGCCTGCTGGAGGTGGCGGTGATCGCCAATGAAATCAAATGGGCGACGCGGCAAGCGAAAATTTTGCTGCAGGAAAGCATGGAAGCAGAAATATGAAGCAGGGAAAAACGAAACAGGCGATGGAAAACGCAAAGATGCGCGTTCCAACGCCTGTTTTATTGCCGCAGTGCGTCAATTTGTTGCAGTAGATCGTTGGCCTGCTGCCCGTAACGGCGCACGTATAATTCGCGCAACGGGCGGGCCTTGGTAAAGAATTCTTCTATGTTTTCCACTTCGTTGATTTTCAGGCCTTTGTTGCGCAGTTGCTGAAGCAACGCTGCTTCCTCCGAAGCGACCAGCTCACGTTCGTAAGCCTGGGCCTCCTTGGCGGCATCCAGCAAGAGGTTTTGCTGCTTATGGGATAGCGATTGCCACGTCTTTTCGCTGATGAGGAGCACTTGAATAAAATATTGATGATTAGTAAGGGAAAGATATTTTTGCACTTCGTAGAGTTTGTTGTGGAAAACTAGAGAAATCGGATTCTCTTGGCCATCCAGAACTTGTTGTTTTAAAATATCGTAGGTCTCGCTAAAGGGGAGCGGGGTGGGGAGGGCGCCTAAAAAATTTAATCCTTCTATGCTGGCTTGGCTTTGAGGTACTCGCAGACGCAGTCCTTTTAGATCTTGAACAGTACGAATCGGTTGGCGGTTGTTCGTAATTTGACGTGCGCCGGCGTCGAAATAACAAAGTACGCGCAAGCCGCTTTGTTGGAGGTTTTTATCTATTTCGCGTCCAATGGGGCCGTCAAAAACACGCATCTCATGTGCTTTGTTTTGGTATAAATAAGGCGTATCAAAAATAGCTGTTAACGGTTCATAGGTGCTTAGAAATCCTACGGACGAAGTACCCATATCGACGGTACCCATGCGCATGTTTTCGTTGCGGTCTCGCATGCTGCCCAATTTGGCATTAGGATATACCTGGATTTCCAGAGAGCCCCCTGAACGTTCGCGAACTAAGTCGGCTAATTTTTGAGCGCCGCGGCTCTCGTGCGACGTGGCGTCAGTTTCCGTTCCCAGACGGAGGACTTTTTTATCTTCGGAAATGGTTAGCGGTAAGGAAGCGCACCCTATGAAGAGCAATAAGCTCAGAACGATAAGAGCTAGAGCGATGCAACGGAAACGATACGCGAACATGGATACGCCTCCTGTCAGGTTGTGTGTTGTTGCGCTTGCTTTTTCAGCAAAAGCAGAGCTTCTTCGGCAGGGACGGGACGACTGAAGTAGTAGCCTTGGATGAGATCGCAACCATAATGGAGAAGATAGTCCATCTGCTCCTGGGTTTCTACCCCTTCAGCGACGACTCGCAGTTTTAGGCTTTGAGCAAAATGAATCAGCGAGTTAACGAGGCTGTCGTCTTCTTGGGTAATGATGGTGTCAATAAAGGATTTGTCTATTTTTAGAATCTCTACGGGGAAAAGACGTAAATGCGTGATTGACGAGTAGCCGGTGCCGAAATCATCTAAGGCCAAGGTGACGCCTAAATTTTTCAACTGCTGCAGTTTGGCGCAGCTTTCGTCAAGCGCTGTTAATAAAGCGCTCTCGGTAATCTCAAGCTCCAATTGCTGTGCTGCAATACCGGATTCTCTTAAGGCATTCTGGACGGTAGAGACAATCTGCTCATCGGCTAATTGTTTTGAGGAAAGATTGACTGCGATGCGAATATGCTCGTAGCCTGCAGTAGAAAGCGTTTGCAGAAAGCGGCAGGCTTGTTGCAGTACCCAGGCGCCAATTGGAATGATAAGCTGGCTTTGCTCCGCAAGCGGAATAAAGCGAGCTGGTGAAACATTTCCGTGGATAGGGCTTTGCCAACGTAAGAGTGCTTCAAAAGCTGCTAGACGATTGTCTGCTAAGGAGAGCTGCGGCTGAAAAACGAGCGATAATTCATCATTTTCCAGGGCGCGTCGGAGGCTGTTGGTCAAAAGTAGTTTTTCTTGAGCTTCACGCAACATGTCGTCTTCAAAAAAACGCCAGCAGTTGCGACCGGCCGCCTTGGCGGCGTACATGGCGTTGTCCGCTTTTTTAATGAGCTCTTCAACCGAAGTGCCGTCGCGAGGATAGGAGGCAATGCCTATGCTGCCGGAAATGCGAACGGTAGTGGCGGACAAAAGATAATCATGACATAAATTTTGCACCAGTAAATCAGCAAGGCGGCTTAATTCCGTCGGATCGACACAGCCAGGCAAAAGGGCGATGAATTCGTCGCCACCGAGGCGGGCGATGAATGCATTATAGCGTGAGAGGGTTTCTGATAATTTTTGTCCGGACGCAATAATAATAGTATCGCCGGCGAAATGACCGAAATTGTCATTGATGCTTTTTAAATCGTCCAAATCGACGAAGAAAATGGAACCGCTTCGCAGCCCATTCTGTTGCGGACGAAGCTCATCTTCGAGGCGAGCCATCAAACTGGCGCGATTTTGCAGGCCTGTAAGAGCGTCCTGAAAAGCAATGCGGCTAATTTCTTCATGAAGCTCTTTGCGTTGCGTCAACTCTGCCTGCAGGCTTTGTTGCAGTTGCGCTCCTTGCAAAGCCAGTACGACCAGATCCGCGTATTGCTGCAGCATGTTTCGTTCATCTAAAGCCAAAGGTCGAATCGCATCTTGCCAGGTTAATGTTAAGCAGCCGATGAGTTGCTCGTGGGAGGTTAGCGGCACCATGATGGCTGTGCGGAGTTGGTTCCAGGGAGGGCGGTTTATGCGGTTGGAGAAAGCTTGGTAATCTTCCGTGTATTGCAGTTCTTTAGTGGCGAGGAGCTGAGGGAAGAGTCCTTCGTTTTCAAGCAGCGCTCCCCCTAAATAAGCGCTATGGCTGCCGTTGGCATAGCGTACAACCATAGTATCTTCTTCCCAAAACGCGATGTGCCCATCTTGGGCGTCGGCTAACTGTAATGCACTATCCAGCATGCTTTGCAGTTGAACATCCAACGCAGCGGTATTGTCCGCTAACAACTGCACCATTGCTTGATGCTGGCGTTCGCGCAGACGTAATTGAGCTTCTTTTTCTTCGCGGCTCCTAATTTCGCTATGCAACTGATCATTATTTCGGTGCAGCTCATCGGTGACAGCCAACAATTCTTCATTCATAGCGACTAGCTCTTCATTGGCTGCCGTAAGCTCAACTTCTGCGCGCATTCGTTCCGAAACTTCTTCTTGCAGAACGCTGTTGGTTTGGCGAAGCTGCTGGCTGCCTAAATCAATGGCGCGGCTTTGGCGCAGTAATAAGGCGGAAAGACCGGCAAAAATGAGGAAAGAGAGTAAGCCGTGAGTTAGAGCGGTATTGCGGAGCGGAGCTAGGGCTAAATTTTTGTCCTGTACCGTTAAAATGGCCCAGGAAGCGGAATAACCGGGTAGGCGGATGGGGGCATAGGTGCAGAAAAAAGTTTCTCCGCCTTCGGCGGTATATTCTTTCGTTCCTTGGGCGCCGTTGAGTGCAGCTTTAGCAGCTTCCTGCAAGCCGGATGGAAGAGAAATGTTGCTGGTGGTCAGTTGGTAATTATTGTTCTCTAATACAACCTGGCCTTCAACATCGCGAGAGACTAAGGTTTTTTGTGCAAGTTTATAATTATAGTGTTCGTTTGTTTGCTGCGAGTCTGGGTGAACCACGACGGTTCCTTCCTGGTCTAGTACATATACATAACGTTCGTCACTGCGATAATACTGACCAACTCGTTCTTGCAGCCCGTCAACACGTATTAAAGCAGCCAATACAGCAGTTAGGGCATCGTCTTGAAAAACAGGAAAAAAGAGGCCGATGACTGTAGATGGGCTTTGTTGATTGCTGCTGAATGAATAGAAGGAAGGACTGATAAACGGTTGGGGGTCTTGCAGTATTTGCTGAAACCACCACCGATCTGGACGAGTGGCGGCGAGGCCTCGTACACGAGCCGTTTGGACGCCATCGGGGACGCGCTGGATAATAAGATTTTCAAACAAACCTTGTTGGGAAAAACGATCCAAGAGATAACGTTGCTGCTTTTGAGGAGAGGCGCTTTTGATTTCCGCGTCTTGTGACATTTCACTTCCTATGCGAAAGGCCATTTCTAAAAAGGAAGCTACACTAAGCGCCACCGTTTCGGAATAAATCTTATTTTCTTCACTGAGGCGCCGATAAGCGGAAGTTGATAAAAAATAGTAATTAGCGGTATTGAAAAGGAGAAATGCCAATAAGCCCAGAACAATAATTCGTAGAGAAAAATGCATGCTATTTTGTTGCTGAGGCATACTGCACCTCCTTGTACGTAGTGAGAAAAGAAAAAGTATAAATTTTATAGTTGATGTAATATTCTGGCGGGATCTTGGAGAATCCTTCCTTTTACGGTAACTCTTTGGGAATTAACGGTGAAAATACACATAAGGTGACAAATTTCCTATATGGTTGGGGGTAAAGATGAATTGGCATAGGAAGTTTTGTTTCTCGGGGCGTTAGCTAAGTAAAACCAAGATATTTATTTAAACGGAGATGTGTTGGATGTCAATTGTTCAAGGATTTTTGCATTACTATAAACCGTATAAACGTTTGTTTTACACCGATATGATTTGCGCCGTTCTGGTTTCGATGATTGATTTGGTATTTCCTCAGGCGCTCAATTATTTGACTAAAAATTTTTTGGTGACTCAGACTGGAGAGTTTGTAGCTATCGTTGGCTATCTTGGCGCGGGTATGCTGGGATTGTATTTGCTACGTTATGGTTGTCAGTATTATATTACGACCTGGGGCCATGTGATGGGGGCTCGTATGGAAAGCGATATGCGTCAGGACTTATTCGAGCAATTCCAGCGCCTCTCTTTTTCCTACTATGACCGTAACAACACCGGTGAGATGATGTCCAAGGTGGTTTCCGATCTTTTTGATATTTCTGAGCTGGCCCATCATGGTCCGGAAAATATTTTTATTTCCTGCTTGAAACTGGCTGGCTCCTTTGTGTTGCTGTTGTTTATCCATGTGCCGCTGACGCTGCTATTGTTTGCGGTGGCCTTAAGTATGACCTGGTTTAGCTACTATCAAAACAAAAAAATGAAGGTCATTTTTATGGAGAATCGTCAGCGTATCGCGGCGGTTAACTCGCAAGTACAGGACAGCCTTGCGGGTATCCGGGTGATTAAATCATTTGCCAACGAAGAGCTGGAAAGAGAGAAATTTCGCCGCAGCAATGAAGAGTTTTTGGATTCCAAGGAACGCGTTTACAAGCTGATGGGCCGCTTTCACGCAGGCAATGGCTTGTTGGAAGGCGTACTATATGTGTTGGTTTTGGTGAGCGGCAGCTATTTTGTGTCTCAAGGCCAACTGGCGGCCACTGATTTGGCTGTATATGCCTTGTACATTGCGATTTTTCTTAACCCGTTGGATGTGTTGATTCTCTTTTCGGAACAGTTTCAGAAAGGGTACGCCGGTTTTCGGCGCTTTGCCGAGGTGATGCAGATGCGTCCAGACATCGTGGATCGGGAGCCGGCGATGGAAGTAGAGACGGTGCAGGGATGTTTGGAATATGAAAATGTCTCCTTTGCGTATGAAGACAATCCGGCAGTATTGCATCAGGTGAACTTTACGGTGGAAGCGGGACGGACGGTGGCGCTGGTGGGCCCTTCCGGCGGCGGGAAAACGACGATTTGTTCGCTCTTGCCCCGCTTTTATGATGTAACTGAGGGGGCTATCCGTATTGACGGACATGACGTACGGGATTGGAAATTAGCTTCCTTGCGCAGCGCCATTGGCTTGGTGCAGCAAGATGTATATTTGTTTGCGGGCACGATCCGAGACAATATTTTGTATGGACGCCCGGATGCCACGGACAGCGAAGTCATAGCCGCCGCTAAGCAGGCCAACATTCATGAATTTATTACTTCTTTGGAAAACGGTTATGATACGTATGTAGGAGAGCGAGGCGTGCGTCTTTCAGGCGGCCAGAAGCAGCGCATTTCTATTGCCAGGGTGTTTTTGAAAAATCCGGCCATTTTGATTTTGGATGAGGCAACTTCGGCGCTGGACAATGAGAGCGAGCGTCATATTCAAAAATCGCTGGAGCAGCTGGCGAAGAATCGTACCACCTTGATTATCGCGCATCGCTTGAGTACCATTCGCCATGCGGATGAAATTGTTGTCATTAACGAGGGCCGTATCCAAGAACGGGGCACTCATGGTGAGCTGCTGGCGAAAGACGGTTTGTACGCTCGTTACTACGGTATGCAATTTGCAGGGATGGACGTCGAAAATGACATGAATGCAGCAACTTCTTCTTGACTTTTGTAACAAGGTGTACTAACCTCTAAAACAAGTGAATGATTTGGCGAGGAACAGGAAGAGTACATATGCTGTCTTTGGCATAGCGAGCTGGTGACCGGGTGACCGGAGGTGAGATGACCAGCCCAATAGGCATAGGGAATGGGCCTGTGAGCCGTCCACCGAAATCAGAGTAGGCTGGACCGGGAGCTCCCGTTAACGAGCTAGGATATCGGCGGCAGCCTGTATTTGAAAAAAGGAAAGGCATAGCCTTTCAAACTAGGGTGGTACCGCGAACCATTTCGCCCCTTTCGGGTGGAATGGTTTTTCTTTTTTTTGAGCTGCTGACTTGCTTGTATCACGCGCCAGAATCGTTCTTTTTCCGTCTGGCTGCGGCAGAGCAACCTTGAAAGAGCGCCGCTATTCCTGCGGTCACTCTTACTTGTCAGGCGGAAAAATTACTTCTTCTGGCGGTGCACTCGCGAAGCCAACAGCTCTCTGGAAGTACGAAAGGGACAACGGAGAGCAGTGCGCTCAGAGTAAAACAGAGAATATAAATGGAGCTGACAATGGCTTCATGAAAAAGCGAAGAACGGGAAGAGTACATGCAGCACTCTCGGGTGCAGCGAGTCGGCGGCCGGGCGACCGGAGGTGAGATGGCCGATGCTGAGAGCGTATGGAATGGCCCCGGGAGCTGTCTGCCGAAGGAGACTGTAGGCCAGACCGGACGCCGCCGTTAACAGGCTAGGGTATCGGTGTAGGCCCGTATCCGAAGAAGGAAAGGCGCAGCCTTTCAAATCAGGGTGGTACCGCGAGTCAATTCGCCCCTTACAAGGGGAGTGAATTGGCTTTTTTATTTTAACTTAAAAAGTGGAGGCTGATAAAGATGAGTGGAATTGTTTTATTTCGGATTGACGAGCGTTTAGTGCACGGGCAGGTGGTGACAGCGTGGCTGGGGCATACACAGGCGGAGGAAATTTTGGTAGTGGATGATGCAACAGCCCAAGATAGTTTGTTACGCTCGATTGTAAAAATGGCAGTGCCGCCGCAGGTCGAGGTTCAAATTGCTGCACTGGAGGAGGCGGAGGAATTGCTGGCGGAGCTGGAGCTGGAAGCAAGGGTGATGGTGATAGTGAAGCATCCGGAAAGCGCGCGAAAAATACTGGAACAGTATCAAGGAATGGCTTTAGAAATCAATATGGGTAACGCCGGTATGGCTGCGGGACGGAGCAAATTATCGTCCAGCGTCTATTTGACGGAAGCCGAGGTAGAAGAGCTGCACCGCATTGAATCTTTGGGGCATGCAGTATATCTGCAGACAGTTCCGGGGACGGAGCGGAAACTATTGGCCGAGGCGTTGCTATGAGTGGAAATAAGGAAGACGTTTCTGTAAAAACAGCGGATAAGTCAGATGCTGAAAATATTTTGATTTTGCAAAAAGAAGCGTATGCAAGCGAGGCGGCGTTGTATGGAAAATGGGATATTGAGCCCTTGCGCCAAACCTTGGAAGAATTGATAGCGGAATGGGAGGAGCAAGTAATATTGAAGGCTTGCGCAGGAGGCGTGTTGGTAGGGAGTGTTCGCGGTCGGGTGCAGGGAGAGACTTGCTATGTGGGAAAATTGATGGTGAAACCAGAGCTGCAGAACCAGGGTGTTGGCAAGAAGTTGTTGCTGGAGTTGGAAAAACAGTTTCCTGCGGCAAGGCGGTTTGAATTGTTTACAGGAGAAAAAAGTCTAAAAAATTTGCATGTCTACGAAAAGTTGGGATATTGTCCAGAGCGCACGCAAATAGTTGACGATAACTTAACCCTTGTTTTTTTGGCGAAATACCGGAAAACAGAACGGAAAGAATGAGGAGGCGAAAAATTTGTTTGTAGAAGCGGTATTGATTGGGCTATTGACTTGGTTGGCCGGAGGACTTCTTTCATTATCTCTGAGCTGGACTCTCTACATGGGAGCGCCGCTGATGGGCGGCTTGCTGGTAGGGCTTATTCTAGGAGATGTATCGTATGGGGTACAGACTGGGGCTATGATTCAAATGGCCTATATTGGCTATATTGCTACCGGGGCGACATTGCCGGCGGATTTGGCGCTTGCAGGGTATTTGGCAGTGGCTTTGACCATGATTTCCGGGCAGCCGCCGAGTGCAGGCATTACCTTTGCGGTGGCCCTGGGATTGTTGGGCTTGTTTATTCGCCAGGCGAAGCTGACGATAAACTCTCTTTGGGTACATAAAGCGGATGGTTATGCGGAAAAGGGAGATACTAGGGGGATTATCCTTATGAATATTGGCGCATCCCAACTGGTTCCCTTTGCACTGTACTTTATCCCTACTTTTTTAGCGATCTATGTGGGCGGGGATTATTTGAAACAGCTGCTGGACGCCTTGCCGAAGGAAGTGGTCGACGGGCTGCGTGTGACAGGAGGGTTGTTGTCAGCGTTGGGTTTAGGGTTGCTGTTGAAATATCTTTCTCGGGGATATTTGCTACCCTTTTTGTTTTTGGGTTTTGCCATGGCAGCCTATGGCAAACTGGATATTTTGGCAGCGAGCATTATCGGTACAGCATTGGCCTTTTTGCATGTGACCTATCGGTATGGGATTGGAGGAGAGAAAAGTGGAAAACGACGTTAAAGATAAGGTGGTTCTCACCAAAGGAGATTTGGTTAAATCGTTTTTATGCTGGCATAGTTTTTGTCAGTCTTGCCACAATTATGAACGTATGCAAGCGTTGGGGTTTACGCATGCAATGATTCCCATTCTGACGCGCTTATATAAAGATAAGGCAGATATTGCCGCCGGTCTTAAGCGGCATTTGCAGTTTTTTAATACAGAGCCAAACATTGGTTCCGTGGTGCCGGGCATTATGGCGGCATTGGAGGAACAGCGCGCCAACGGCGCGGAATTGTCTGATGAGACGATTAATAGTCTGAAAACCGGCTTGATGGGGCCGTTAGCCGGCGTAGGTGATACGGTGACCCAAGGGTTGGTGAAAACCATTTTACTGGCTATTGCGGTAGACATGGCAGCGCAAGGATCGGTGCTGGGGCCTCTTTTCTTTTTCTTCTGCTTTACAACCTATACTATGGGCATTGGCTATTTTCTTTATATGCAAGGGTATCGCTTGGGGCGGGACGCCTTATCGAAAATGCTGGAAGGCGACTTGGTCAGCCGGATTACGGAAGGGTTAACCGTGTTGGGCTTGATTGTCGTTGGGGCT
This sequence is a window from Anaeromusa acidaminophila DSM 3853. Protein-coding genes within it:
- a CDS encoding ABC transporter ATP-binding protein translates to MSIVQGFLHYYKPYKRLFYTDMICAVLVSMIDLVFPQALNYLTKNFLVTQTGEFVAIVGYLGAGMLGLYLLRYGCQYYITTWGHVMGARMESDMRQDLFEQFQRLSFSYYDRNNTGEMMSKVVSDLFDISELAHHGPENIFISCLKLAGSFVLLLFIHVPLTLLLFAVALSMTWFSYYQNKKMKVIFMENRQRIAAVNSQVQDSLAGIRVIKSFANEELEREKFRRSNEEFLDSKERVYKLMGRFHAGNGLLEGVLYVLVLVSGSYFVSQGQLAATDLAVYALYIAIFLNPLDVLILFSEQFQKGYAGFRRFAEVMQMRPDIVDREPAMEVETVQGCLEYENVSFAYEDNPAVLHQVNFTVEAGRTVALVGPSGGGKTTICSLLPRFYDVTEGAIRIDGHDVRDWKLASLRSAIGLVQQDVYLFAGTIRDNILYGRPDATDSEVIAAAKQANIHEFITSLENGYDTYVGERGVRLSGGQKQRISIARVFLKNPAILILDEATSALDNESERHIQKSLEQLAKNRTTLIIAHRLSTIRHADEIVVINEGRIQERGTHGELLAKDGLYARYYGMQFAGMDVENDMNAATSS
- a CDS encoding PTS sugar transporter subunit IIB translates to MSGIVLFRIDERLVHGQVVTAWLGHTQAEEILVVDDATAQDSLLRSIVKMAVPPQVEVQIAALEEAEELLAELELEARVMVIVKHPESARKILEQYQGMALEINMGNAGMAAGRSKLSSSVYLTEAEVEELHRIESLGHAVYLQTVPGTERKLLAEALL
- a CDS encoding GNAT family N-acetyltransferase; translated protein: MSGNKEDVSVKTADKSDAENILILQKEAYASEAALYGKWDIEPLRQTLEELIAEWEEQVILKACAGGVLVGSVRGRVQGETCYVGKLMVKPELQNQGVGKKLLLELEKQFPAARRFELFTGEKSLKNLHVYEKLGYCPERTQIVDDNLTLVFLAKYRKTERKE
- a CDS encoding PTS sugar transporter subunit IIC, with translation MFVEAVLIGLLTWLAGGLLSLSLSWTLYMGAPLMGGLLVGLILGDVSYGVQTGAMIQMAYIGYIATGATLPADLALAGYLAVALTMISGQPPSAGITFAVALGLLGLFIRQAKLTINSLWVHKADGYAEKGDTRGIILMNIGASQLVPFALYFIPTFLAIYVGGDYLKQLLDALPKEVVDGLRVTGGLLSALGLGLLLKYLSRGYLLPFLFLGFAMAAYGKLDILAASIIGTALAFLHVTYRYGIGGEKSGKRR
- a CDS encoding PTS system mannose/fructose/sorbose family transporter subunit IID, whose protein sequence is MENDVKDKVVLTKGDLVKSFLCWHSFCQSCHNYERMQALGFTHAMIPILTRLYKDKADIAAGLKRHLQFFNTEPNIGSVVPGIMAALEEQRANGAELSDETINSLKTGLMGPLAGVGDTVTQGLVKTILLAIAVDMAAQGSVLGPLFFFFCFTTYTMGIGYFLYMQGYRLGRDALSKMLEGDLVSRITEGLTVLGLIVVGALAATRIPVSTGITFEIGKTAVKLQTMLNSIMPGLLSLLTLLLVWYLLQKGKSVLWILGLMFVVGFGGAYFKILV